In the Cryptococcus neoformans var. neoformans JEC21 chromosome 1, complete sequence genome, one interval contains:
- a CDS encoding expressed protein, with amino-acid sequence MDKFGISPTDTVSSANSIEINDALFCEHGLEVCKHCEFDAREDNDAMMGLDPAPRAPLELPAHFKNNKDGSFTCKQHGNANCKSCFGWKKQITKLHKEGKKAASKKKDTGTSLY; translated from the exons ATGGACAAGTTCGGTATCTCCCCAACCGA TACTGTTTCTTCCGCCAACTCAA TCGAGATCAACGACGCACTTTTCTGTGAACATGGGCTAGAGGTCTGTAAGCATTGTGAATTCGACGCTCGAGAGG ACAATGACGCAATGATGGG ACTTGATCCAGCTCCCCGTGCCCCTCTCGAGCTTCCAGCTCATTTCAAGAACAACAAAGACGGCTCGTTCACCTGCAAGCAGCATGGTAACGCCAACTGCAAATCTTGCT TTGgctggaagaagcaaaTTACCAAACTTCacaaggaaggcaagaaggctgcttctaagaagaaggacacTGGAACCAGTCTCTACTGA
- a CDS encoding Urease accessory protein ureG, putative, giving the protein MAAPAQPSSPPPVCQFSDRLTTALNAAQDATGTDSPHAHHHHTPSALSGASSVISHNHDNMSHDHGHFHDHGPGLWTPEEHGHTHEHLEHAGKFAERDMPDYTGRNWTERAFTVGIGGPVGSGKTALLLALCRGFREKYNIAAVTNDIFTREDQEFLIRNEALPAERIRAIETGGCPHAAIREDISANMGALEKLQAEFDTEMLFVESGGDNLAANYSRELADYIIYVIDVSGGDKIPRKGGPGITQSDLLIVNKIDLAPYVGASLDVMRRDAAAMRGSGPTLFTSVRNNDGVDAVMDIIVSAWRASQGSGKARA; this is encoded by the exons ATGGCAGCGCCTgctcagccttcttctccgcctcctGTCTGTCAATTTTCCGACCGCCTGACAACAGCCCTCAATGCCGCCCAGGACGCCACAGGAACTGATAGTCCTCATGCGCACCACCATCACACACCGTCTGCTTTATCCGGCGCGTCTTCAGTCATTTCGCATAACCACGATAACATGTCCCACGATCATGGACATTTTCATGATCACGGTCCAGGACTCTGGACCCCTGAGGAGCATGGACACACCCATGAGCATTTAGAGCATGCCG GCAAGTTTGCTGAAAGGGACATGCCAGATTACACCGGAAGGAACTGGACAGAGCGAGCCTTCACCGTTGGTATCGGCGG GCCTGTAGGATCCGGGAAGACGGCGTTGCTTTTGGCTCTCTGTCGAGGATTCCGAGAGAAATATAACATCG CCGCCGTCACCAATGACATCTTCACCAGGGAAGACCAGGAATTTCTTATTCGCAATGAGGCTCTTCCTGCTGAGCGTATCCGTGCTATTGAAACTGGTGGCTGCCCGCACGCCGCTATCCGCGAGGATATTTCTGCCAATATGGGCGCGCTCGAAAAACTGCAGGCTGAGTTCGACACAGAAATGTTATTCGTGGAGAGTGGTGGCGATAACCTTGCTG CCAATTACTCCCGAGAGCTGGCTGATTACATTATCTACGTAATCGACGTCAGCGGAGGAGATAAGATTCCACGAAAGGGGGGACCTGGTATCACTCAATCTGACCTTTTGATTGTCAACAAG ATCGACCTTGCACCCTACGTCGGAGCATCGCTGGATGTAATGCGTCGCGACGCTGCCGCCATGCGCGGCAGTGGCCCCACTCTTTTCACTTCAGTTCGTAATAACGATGGTGTCGATGCCGTTATGGACATCATTGTCAGTGCCTGGAGGGCAAGCCAAGGAAGCGGTAAGGCTAGGGCATAA
- a CDS encoding expressed protein, with protein sequence MLRSQPTSLMLSNSYMAQEYIKGRSAQITVFVQQYYFHSKEPLIMDKFGISPTDTVSSANSIEINDALFCEHGLEVCKHCEFDAREDNDAMMGLDPAPRAPLELPAHFKNNKDGSFTCKQHGNANCKSCFGWKKQITKLHKEGKKAASKKKDTGTSLY encoded by the exons ATGTTGCGAAGTCAGCCGACCTCGCTCATGCTTTCAAACTCGTATATGGCACAGGAATATATAAAGGGAAG AAGCGCACAGATAACTGTATTCGTTCAGCAATACTATTTTCACTCCAAGGAACCTCTAATCATGGACAAGTTCGGTATCTCCCCAACCGA TACTGTTTCTTCCGCCAACTCAA TCGAGATCAACGACGCACTTTTCTGTGAACATGGGCTAGAGGTCTGTAAGCATTGTGAATTCGACGCTCGAGAGG ACAATGACGCAATGATGGG ACTTGATCCAGCTCCCCGTGCCCCTCTCGAGCTTCCAGCTCATTTCAAGAACAACAAAGACGGCTCGTTCACCTGCAAGCAGCATGGTAACGCCAACTGCAAATCTTGCT TTGgctggaagaagcaaaTTACCAAACTTCacaaggaaggcaagaaggctgcttctaagaagaaggacacTGGAACCAGTCTCTACTGA
- a CDS encoding carnitine/acyl carnitine carrier, putative — protein MSDRNDGSSKRALPGNSASSSSITTGGGKGNGKRDIDGNGNISPAVDFTAGIIAGATGLIVGQPFDVVKVRYQTPQYMGRYGSTFSALGAIVKEEKIGGLFKGVTSPMAGIAFINGIVFTSYSFFMKLQLPDDSAEEPTLGQIFLAGTGSGVVASVLTCPTELIKIRQQSAPPHLNLTTFGVFKSIIRADGLKGIFRGFSATALRDIAYGPYFCAYEATLRFFKWMKKPPLPPSHHNSGHGRHTLIDEAELERHSGLRWPELMLAGGIAGVLAWMVTFPVDVFKTRMQSTTWPDSTSDFIAKPRLLSFRQVAGDALRKEGWRVMFAGLGPTLIRAVPTNMVIFLTFEGCVAALS, from the exons ATGAGCGACAGAAATGACGGGTCATCCAAGCGGGCCTTGCCTGGCAACTCGGCCAGTAGTAGTAGCATCACGACAGGcggtgggaaagggaacGGTAAAAGGGATATCGATGGTAATG GAAACATATCTCCCGCCGTCGACTTTACAGCTGGTATCATTGCTG GCGCTACTGGATTGATAGTTGGTCAGCCGTTTGATGTAGTCAAGGTGCGATATCAAACACCACAATACATGGGCCGATATGGATCAACTTTCAGTGCCTTAG GTGCTAttgtgaaagaagaaaaaatcGGGGGCCTTTTCAAAGGTGTAACTTCGCCAATG GCTGGTATAGCATTT ATCAACGGGATAGTTTTTACATCTTACTCCTTTTTTATGAAGCTTCAATTGCCAGACGATTCAGCAGAAGAGCCTACGTTGGGGCAGATATTCCTTGCCGGGACGGGAAGTGGAGTTGTGGCCTC GGTATTAACGTGTCCCACCGAACTCATTAAG ATCCGGCAACAATCAGCCCCACCTCATCTTAACCTGACCACTTTTGGAGTATTCAAATCTATCATTCGAGCAGACGGACTAAAAGGCATCTTCCGAGGCTTTTCAGCAACGGCCTTAAGGGACATCGCGTATGGTCCCTATTTTTGCGC GTATGAGGCAACCTTACGCTTCTTTAAGTGGATGAAAAAaccgcctcttcctccttcccaccACAACTCCGGCCATGGGCGCCATACTCTCATTGATGAGGCTGAGTTGGAACGCCACAGTGGATTGAGATGGCCAGAGTTGATGCTGGCTGGTGGAATTGCTGGTGTGCTTGCATGGATG GTGACATTCCCAGTTGACGTTTTTAAGACTCGCATGCAGAGTACCACATGGCCCGATTCAACATCAGATTTTATTGCAAAGCCACGACTTCTGTCCTTCAGACAAGTTGCTGGGGATGCTctgagaaaggaaggcTGGAGAGTAATGTTTGCAGGTTTGGGTCCCACATTAATAAG GGCGGTACCT ACCAATATGGTTATATTTTTAACTTTTGAAGGCTGCGTCGCGGCTCTATCATGA
- a CDS encoding mitotic chromosome condensation-related protein, putative, with translation MVNSRSQKSQPLSPEYLTNTLPSLLPPIFDQAQQSTANHRKNIVYLRKIHEQCASIVEEMSDDRIKLTGEKAFNNIFFDMVNRVLTVKKGVAVADRVVKFVANYVSYCTGTDAANKHEDEDDEEEADTPASRFVVRLLRHLLGGIEAKDKNVRFRVTLMIVSMINGLGEMDDDLYILLRKSLLDRSRDKEASVRVQAALGLSKLQSGEEEEDLEEGQEPLVDVLLDLLRYDPAAEVRRAALYNFPRTPVSLPHILARTRDVDPILRRTVFAGVFSAEALPDPRILTIAQREEVVRNGLGDREPSVRKAAAGMLAGWLDLAEGDLLEFLSRFDVTSSQVAEDALMSIFVTRPEVLQGIEFEDEYWTTLTPEKSFLVRVFVDRCVAIKDTTRLEESIPVVTALAFCVQEEYNKLVQAVNEGADDATLMERTFIVGELLKLAVNLDYADEIGRRKMFQLAREMISQINLPDPLIPRCLDVLSKIANGERDLIRVIVDVVTELREGEGDEEDALSSGQGSIGDSSVNVRRLSVGSGRSRSMAPRFNLDDPEERMKSALIDLRCLLICISLLERVHSTLQDNSVFHGLLPDLIIPAVRNKEEPALRDQGLICLGLCCMIDEKMAANSFGLFIQQLNSADDVLKVKVCQIIFDLLLVHDIDTLVSKTMVQPDKVVELIRHTLSLDIAEVQAIACEGVAKLMLAGMISDEVVLQSLVLLYFSPETADNQPLRQCLTYFLPVYCYTAAENQRRMLSIFYDTYTMLSQMSEEAEDDEMLPLSQIGLMMVDWIDPFKALGREGSTIDTSVHLDLSIEVLKLILMETSHDSRKALASLLSKLTLPEGEEADNDTLKSVLALICAVRDKRPLSDAPSRNAVTKFESVLLKKWPQILEAFDEDAFRGEGAEKEGVKELFGFIDDV, from the exons ATGGTCAACTCGAGGTCGCAGAAGTCACAGCCGCTATCCCCAGAGTACCTCACGAACACTCTTCCGTCGCTTCTTCCGCCCATCTTCGACCAAGCTCAACAATCCACCGCCAATCATCGCAAAAATATTGTGTACCTACGGAAGATCCACGAACAATGTGCCTCTATTGTAGAAGAAATGTCGGATGACAGGATCAAGCTTACTGGGGAAAAGGCTTTCAACAACATCTTCTTTGATATGGTGAATAGAGTGTTGACAGTGAAAAAGGGCGTTGCAGTCGCCGATAGAGTCGTTAAATTTGTGGCGAACTACGTGTCTTACTGCACTGGAACTG ATGCTGCTAATAAgcatgaagatgaagatgacgaagaggaagcggaCACACCAGCCTCACGCTTCGTTGTCAGACTCCTTCGACATCTTCTGGGAGGTATTGAGGCCAAAGACAAGAATGTCAGATTTCGGGTCACTCTTATGATTGTTTCCATGATCAATGGGCTGGGTGAAATGGA TGATGACCTTTATATACTCCTTCGCAAGTCTTTACTTGATAGGTCCAGGGACAAGGAGGCTTCTGTAAGAGTGCAAGCAGCCCTCGGACTATCAAAACTTCaaagtggagaagaagaagaagatctggaagaaggacaggaACCGCTGGTGGACGTCCTACTTGACCTGCTGCGATATGATCCTGCCGC GGAGGTTCGCCGTGCTGCCCTTTATAACTTTCCTCGCACACCCGTCTCGCTCCCGCATATTCTTGCGCGAACGCGGGACGTTGACCCCATACTCCGTCGCACTGTTTTTGCGGGAGTCTTCTCTGCTGAGGCACTCCCTGACCCTCGCATACTTACTATTGCTcaacgagaagaagttgtCAGAAACGGCCTGGGTGACAGAGAACCTAGTGTGAGAAAAGCAGCGGCAGGGATGTTGGCGGGGTGGCTGGACTTGGCCGAAGGAGATTTGCTCGAG TTTCTGTCCAGATTTGATGTAACGTCAAGCCAGGTAGCCGAAGATGCCTTAATGTCCATCTTTGTTACAAGACCAGAAGTTTTACAAGGCATAGAGTTTGAGG ACGAATATTGGACAACTTTGACACCTGAAAAGAGTTTTTTGGTTCGAGTGTTTGTTGATCGATGTGTGGCCATCAAG GACACAACCCGCCTTGAAGAATCTATCCCCGTCGTCACTGCCTTAGCTTTCTGCGTTCAGGAAGAATACAACAAACTGGTCCAGGCAGTCAATGAAGGAGCAGACGACGCAACTTTAATGGAGCGCACTTTTATCGTGGGGGAACTGCTCAAATTAGCGGTGAATCTTGATTACGCAGATGAAATTGGACGAAGGAAGATGTTCCAGCTCGCAA GAGAAATGATTTCACAAATCAACCTCCCGGATCCTCTTATTCCTCGATGTCTTGACGTTCTTAGCAAAATTGCCAACGGCGAACGTGACTTGATCCGAGTCATTGTTGATGTTGTCACTGAACTTCGTGAAGGCGAGGGGGACGAAGAGGACGCTCTCTCCTCTGGCCAGGGATCTATCGGGGACAGCAGTGTGAACGTTCGTCGTCTCTCTGTCGGCAGCGGGCGCAGTCGATCTATGGCTCCAAGGTTCAATTTGGATGATCCTgaagaaaggatgaagTCCGCTCTCATCGATTTGAGGTGCCTTTTAATCTGTATTAGTCTTCTAGAAAGAGTTCATTCAACGCTACAGGACAACTCCGTGTTTCACGGCTTGTTGCCAGACTTGATCATCCCTGCCGTGAGAAATAAAGAGGAGCCAGCACTGAGAGATCAAGGATTGATCTGTTTGGGTTTATGCTGTATGATTGACGAG AAAATGGCCGCTAATTCTTTTGGTCTCTTCATTCAACAACTAAATTCCGCAGACGACGTTCTTAAAGTCAAAGTTTGTCAGATTATTTTTGACTTGCTTTTAGTGCACGACATCGACACTCTAGTTTCTAAGACCATGGTC CAACCTGACAAGGTTGTCGAATTAATCCGACATACTCTGAGCTTAGACATTGCGGAAGTACAGGCAATTGCTTGCGAGGGCGTTGCGAAGCTCATGTTGGCTGGCATGATCTCCGACGAAGTT GTACTGCAGTCCCTCGTATTGCTGTATTTCTCACCTGAAACTGCTGATAACCAGCCTTTGCGACAATGTCTGACTTACTTTTTGCCGGTATATTGCTATACCGCAGCCGAGAATCAGCGTCGCATGCTTTCC ATTTTCTACGACACATATACGATGCTCTCACAAATGTCGGAAGAGGCCGAGGATGACGAGATGCTACCCTTGTCACAGATAGGATTGATGATGGTAGATTGGATCGACCCATTTAAGGCACT AGGACGGGAAGGATCAACCATTGATACTTCAGTACATCTCGATCTATCGATCGAAGTGCTGAAATTGATATTGATGGAGACCTCAC ATGACTCTCGAAAGGCCCTGGCGTCTTTACTTTCTAAGCTCACCTTgcctgaaggagaagaagctgacaACGACACGCTCAAATCCGTGTTAGCCTTGATATGCGCTGTCCGTGACAAGCGGCCTCTATCGGACGCGCCCTCGCGCAATGCTGTCACGAAGTTCGAATCTGTATTGCTCAAGAAATGGCCTCAAATTTTGGAAGcatttgatgaagacgcgttcagaggagaaggtgcagaaaaagaaggtgTAAAGGAATTATTTGGCTTCATTGACGATGTGTAG
- a CDS encoding myosin-like protein nuf2, putative yields MSQQNRRVQQNTAAFPLLTAHDILECLAALDIPAQMEDLTKPTAQSTQSIYGSLLEVLMGASINSIEGPKQALLGMMEYKEMYSDTLQFMMFFKHCRRLALLCGIPDFAISDLARPDANRLRKVLSGIMNFAKFRDERMQTQARFQENLQKHQKKAVDLRRKTEELETQFQEITARNAAERPQSEQAQKRNELLKSELLELNSQRLKEVQEYEELKKERQTLLEQVNHNNRIVTQLELQIGSAKSRLVQSPDRIKRHISEMSFAIQSEKAKLASFQQKARELTNRLEVIGALEVDLRGLIDLEHSIQDQRAKTEEAKRSKSALEARLEGRQIESQGLAAKLEQLQRQLQNASHKLARQEETRKGMRERGARRIDELKAEYKVRARERGEWQKQRDDLLAEQKELESEMAAFVTKHENEINEFLHAYWTMRRQAEDYMNTMTVKLGLQVQL; encoded by the exons ATGTCGCAACAGAATCGCAGGGTGCAACAAAACACCGCAGCATTCCCTTTACTAACAGCCCATGACATTCTAGAATGTCTAGCAGCCCTTGATATCCCCGCTCAGATGGAAGACCTTACAAAGCCGACTGCTCAGAGCACCCAGTCCATTTACGGATCTTTGTTGGAGGTGTTGATGGGTGCATCCATCAATTCTATAGAGGGCCCAAAGCAGGCTCTTttggggatgatggagtATAAG GAGATGTATAGCGATACTTTGCAGTTTATGATGTTCTTTAAACACTG CCGAAGGCTTGCTTTGCTTTGTGGAATCCCCGACTTCGCCATATCTGACCTCGCCCGGCCAGACGCCAATAGGCTAAGGAAGGTGCTGAGTGGGATAATGAATTTTGCCAAATTCAG GGATGAACGCATGCAGACCCAAGCCAGGTTTCAAGAAAATTTACAAAAACACCAGAAAAA AGCCGTCGATCTTCGTCGAAAAACTGAAGAACTGGAGACGCAGTTCCAAGAAATCAC TGCACGTAATGCGGCCGAACGACCACAGTCAGAACAAGCTCAAAAACGGAACGAGTTATTGAAGAGCGAATTGCTTGAACTAAATTCACAACGATTAAAGGAGGTACAAGAATACGAAGAGCtaaagaaagaaaggcAAACTCTTCTTGAACAAGTG AATCATAACAATCGTATCGTCACCCAGCTTGAACTCCAGATTGGTTCTGCCAAATCTCGTCTTGTTCAATCGCCTGACAGGATCAAGCGACATATATCTGAGATGTCCTTTGCCATTCAGTCCGAAAAGGCCAAATTGGCATCATTCCAACAAAAGGCACGCGAGTTGACCAACCGACTTGAGGTTATTGGAGCACTTGAAGTCGATTTGAGGGGACTGATTGATCTCGAACATAGCATTCAAGACCAGCGCGCAAAAACGGAAGAGGCTAAACGGTCTAAATCTGCGTTGGAAGCGAGATTAGAAGGGAGGCAAATTGAAAGTCAAGGGTTGGCTGCGAAACTTGAACAGCTGCAAAGACAATTACAGAACGCCAGCCATAAGCTGGCAAGACAGGAGGAGACGAGAAAAGGTATGCGGGAAAGAGGCGCTCGTAGGATTGATGAATTGAAGGCAGA GTACAAAGTTCGTGCTAGGGAGCGCGGCGAATGGCAGAAACAACGTGACGATCTGTTAGCGGAGCAAAAAGAACTCGAATCTGAAATGGCCGCCTTTGTTACAAAGCATGAGAATGAGATCAACGAGTTCCTCCATGCGTATTGGACAATGCGACGACAAGCGG AGGATTACATGAACACCATGACGGTCAAACTTGGTCTGCAAGTACAGTTATGA
- a CDS encoding ribosomal protein S11, putative, whose translation MAEQTEKAFQKQHLFQNAKSKGGKKIATKTKRWYKDVGLGFKTPNEAINGTYIDKKCPFTGDVSIRGRILNGIVHSTKMTNTIIIRREYLHYIPKYRRYEKRHKNLAAHCSPAFRVEIGDQVTVGQCRPLSKTVRFNVVRVSKNKAAKGFAKF comes from the exons ATGGCCGAGCAGACCGAGAAAGCTTTCCAGAAGCAGCACCTTTTCCAGAACGCCAAGTCTAAGG GcggcaagaagattgcTACCAAGACTAAGCGATGGTACAAGGATGTCGGTCTCGGTTTCAAGACCCCCAATG AGGCCATCAACGGCACCTACATCGACAAGAAGTGCCCCTTCACTGGCGATGTCTCTATTCGAGGCCGAATCCTTAACGGTATCGTCCACTCTACCAAGATGACCAAcactatcatcatccgacGAGAGTACCTCCACTA TATCCCCAAGTATCGACGATACGAGAAGCGACACAAGAACCTTGCCGCCCACTGCTCTCCTGCTTTCCGAGTCGAGATTGGTGACCAGGTTACTGTTG GTCAATGCCGACCTCTCTCCAAAACTGTCCGATTCAACGTTGTCCGTGTCTCTAAGAACAAGGCTGCTAAGGGCTTTGCCAAGTTCTAA
- a CDS encoding vps28 protein, putative, with protein MMNLDEEVRLWTTNAEREKTENLATLYSIIVSLEYLERAYVRDSVSGKEYAPACLKLLAQYKSLMKLVADDIGGVEAFMKRFKMDHPAALHRLTVGVPATVEHSAEAEDGGAEKGKWVAETTQSFITFMDALKLNLKAKDQLHPFLTELMSGYSRFKGSQEWEGRGKILHWLIELNAMKASDEISEEQSRQMLFDIENAYNEFFRSLSNSKGD; from the exons ATGATGAACCTCGACGAAGAAGTCCGGCTATGGACAACAAATGCAGAGCGTGAGAAAACAGAGAATCTTGCCACACTGTATAGCATCATCGTAAGCTTGGAGTATCTCGAGCGGGCGTACGTGCGTGACTCTGTTTCAGGTAAAGA GTATGCCCCAGCCTgcctcaagctcctcgCTCAGTATAAAAGTTTGATGAAGTTGGTGGCAGACGATATTGGAGGAGTTGAGGCGTTCATGAAACGCTTCAAG ATGGACCATCCTGCAGCTCTGCATCGCTTGACAGTTGGCGTTCCAGCTACTGTCGAGCATTCTGCTGAGGCTGAAGACGGGGGAGCTGAAAAGGGCAAATGGGTTGCTGAGACAACACAA TCATTTATCACTTTCATGGATGCTCTTAAACTTAATCTCAAAGCAAAAGACCAACTCCATCCGTTTTTGACAGAACTAATGAGTGGATATTCACGGTTCAAAGGGAGCCAAGAATGGGAAGGTAGAGGGAAAATATTGCACTG GCTTATTGAATTAAATGCAATGAAAGCAAGTGATGAGATATCAGAAGAGCAATCACGGCAA ATGTTATTCGACATTGAAAACGCTTACAACGAATTCTTCCGTTCACTTAGTAATAGCAAGGGCGATTAA
- a CDS encoding cytoplasm protein, putative → MPPRRPQTLESLLPPILSLLPNTYSAHQKALTTTARLLHASPPQYGLAIEILFAVAKELLKAGEAGSGSELGVRMINVMGEAGIEVNESSRANVTQLLALTPAAGPWRKKLVEAAVKWTQAHGQCPSGDPHLQQYIGEMYYKERQYFSAEQHLLASGKRDASIVLADMMFEWCGKGALDPGPFALRGILPPLLHSPPSIVPAFTFLTTFLAHLTSPSSAFHASLASSIPSQTSFSLPEIIVTASQSLNFAQLALVTIQHAPAKGVSGVQARGTDGGIAREWRDLCARYSKASPVVAQPEVQEALSQIATEVFLIPQPRSSSNNDLLQNLMGSLFGGGR, encoded by the exons ATGCCTCCCCGCAGACCACAGACCCTCGagtctctccttccccccattctctcccttctcccaaaCACGTACTCTGCCCATCAGAAAGCACTCACTACCACTGCTCGTCTCCTACATGCCTCTCCACCTCAGTATGGTCTTGCGATAGAAATTCTCTTTGCAGTGGCAAAGGAATTACTGAAGGCAGGTGAAGCAGGAAGCGGGAGCGAGCTAGGTGTGAGAATGATAAATGTCATGGGAGAGGCTGGAATTGAGGTCAACGAGAGTTCCAGAG CAAATGTAACTCAGCTGCTGGCGCTGACTCCTGCTGCTGGTCCATggcggaagaagctcgTGGAAGCTGCTGTCAAATGGACTCAGGCTCATGGACAATGCCCATCTGGGGATCCCCATCTGCAGCAGTACATCGGTGAAATGTATTATAAAG AGAGGCAATACTTTTCGGCTGAACAACATCTTCTGGCGTCTGGCAAAAGAGATGCCTCGATTGTACTTGCCGATATGATGTTTGAGTG GTGTGGAAAGGGTGCTCTTGACCCAGGACCATTTGCTCTTCGTGgtatccttcctcccctgCTTCACTCTCCCCCTTCAATCGTGCCAGCTTTCACCTTCCTGaccaccttcctcgcccATCTTACCTCCCCTTCGTCCGCCTTTCACGCCTCTCTTGCTTCCAGTATCCCATCCCAAacctctttttcccttcccgAGATCATCGTGACTGCTAGTCAATCCCTCAACTTCGCGCAACTGGCGTTGGTGACGATCCAGCATGCACCGGCGAAGGGTGTGAGTGGTGTACAAGCCAGAGGCACAGATGGCGGTATTGCAAGGGAGTGGAGGGACCTTTGCGCCAGATACTCAAAAGCCAGTCCGGTTGTAGCTCAGCCTGAGGTACAGGAG GCTCTTTCTCAGATTGCCACGGAAgtcttcctcattccaCAGCCCAGAAGTTCGAGCAATAATGATCTTCTACAAAATCTTATGGGATCGTTATTTGGCggtgggagatga